One Nitrospira sp. DNA window includes the following coding sequences:
- a CDS encoding FMN-binding produces MLTDMIPRSPLLLLLFAFTISPVTAWAERIWDSELKRYLTEQEMTMAEVFLTEEEAVKLMFPKSERIRKELLRVPMDKKAVVESRIGWKFPEDSFEVYIGETASQVDGYAFIQNTIGKHKPMTYMVGVDAQGFVSNVELLVFREARGSEVRTKRFNVQYEGKSVLDPVRINKDIINISGATMSVRSMTAGIKRVLVLVDEFYLKPIGLGSDSAAARKSEKGFFSSIFGN; encoded by the coding sequence ATGCTTACCGACATGATCCCTCGATCGCCTCTTCTGCTGCTGCTGTTCGCCTTCACCATATCCCCGGTCACGGCCTGGGCCGAACGTATATGGGATAGTGAACTCAAACGCTATCTGACGGAGCAAGAAATGACGATGGCCGAGGTCTTTCTGACCGAGGAAGAAGCGGTCAAACTGATGTTCCCGAAATCCGAGCGTATCAGGAAGGAACTTCTTCGAGTCCCCATGGACAAAAAGGCCGTCGTCGAGAGCCGCATCGGCTGGAAATTTCCCGAGGACTCCTTTGAAGTCTATATCGGAGAAACCGCTTCGCAGGTCGATGGCTACGCCTTCATACAGAATACCATCGGCAAACACAAACCCATGACTTACATGGTCGGCGTGGATGCTCAGGGGTTCGTCTCAAATGTCGAACTCCTCGTCTTTCGAGAAGCGCGCGGCAGCGAGGTGCGGACCAAACGATTCAACGTCCAATATGAAGGCAAATCCGTCTTGGATCCAGTGCGCATCAATAAGGACATCATCAACATCAGCGGCGCCACGATGTCGGTCCGTTCCATGACCGCCGGAATTAAACGGGTCTTGGTGCTCGTCGATGAATTCTATTTGAAGCCGATCGGACTCGGCAGCGACAGTGCGGCCGCCCGCAAATCAGAGAAGGGGTTCTTCAGCTCGATTTTCGGGAACTGA
- a CDS encoding FAD:protein FMN transferase, producing the protein MGMRYRAAILGWFFIILLFGVGCAGGGSQLIPVAVKRTQMQMGTLVTITSVAPDRKVAQAAASAGFQEINRLEKLLSTWIASSELSLVNAAAGREAVAISPDTMGVLEASIEVAGLTEGGFNILVGPAVEAWSVLDRQQIPSDGDLQAARSLTDLTALHLNKSQGTAYLAKRGMRVDVGGIGKGFAADKAVEAMQRAGATAGVVALSGDIRTFGQLPGGTKFPFGIRHPRREEAVLAYVDLQDEAISTAGDYERYFERDGVRYHHILDPLTLQPARDCQSVTVVARDGVTADGLDTGIFVMGRERGLALIERLPGVGAVIVDRDGKVWISSSLKGRVRINDGNE; encoded by the coding sequence ATGGGGATGCGGTATCGAGCTGCCATCCTAGGATGGTTCTTCATCATTCTGCTGTTTGGGGTGGGTTGTGCGGGGGGAGGTTCTCAGCTTATTCCCGTCGCTGTAAAGCGGACGCAGATGCAGATGGGGACGCTGGTGACCATCACGTCCGTTGCGCCGGATCGAAAGGTGGCCCAAGCAGCGGCCTCAGCGGGATTTCAAGAAATCAATCGTTTGGAAAAATTGCTCAGCACGTGGATCGCATCCAGCGAACTCTCACTCGTCAATGCAGCGGCCGGCAGGGAAGCCGTCGCCATCAGCCCCGATACGATGGGCGTCTTGGAGGCCTCGATCGAGGTGGCCGGGCTGACGGAGGGAGGCTTCAATATCCTCGTGGGGCCGGCGGTCGAGGCCTGGAGCGTCTTGGACCGGCAACAAATCCCGTCGGACGGGGACTTGCAGGCGGCTCGTTCCTTGACGGACCTGACGGCGCTCCACCTGAATAAATCGCAGGGAACGGCCTATTTGGCCAAGCGGGGCATGCGGGTGGATGTCGGCGGCATCGGCAAGGGGTTTGCCGCGGACAAGGCCGTAGAGGCGATGCAACGGGCCGGGGCAACCGCAGGGGTCGTGGCCCTATCGGGAGACATAAGGACGTTCGGTCAATTGCCGGGCGGTACGAAATTTCCCTTCGGTATCCGGCATCCACGGCGAGAGGAAGCGGTGCTGGCCTATGTCGATCTTCAGGATGAGGCGATTTCGACCGCGGGAGATTATGAACGGTATTTCGAGCGCGACGGAGTGCGATACCACCACATCCTTGACCCCTTGACGTTGCAGCCGGCGCGTGACTGCCAAAGTGTCACGGTGGTGGCTCGCGATGGGGTGACTGCCGATGGATTGGATACCGGGATCTTCGTGATGGGCCGAGAGCGAGGACTGGCGTTGATCGAACGGTTGCCGGGGGTAGGAGCCGTCATCGTGGATCGTGACGGCAAGGTCTGGATTTCCTCCTCTCTCAAGGGGAGGGTCCGGATAAACGACGGCAATGAATAA
- a CDS encoding Biopolymer transport protein ExbD/TolR, whose product MEREVNQINVIPLVDVMLVLLVIVLTTATFISTGQIPVNLAKAKEAGDRKDVPVVVTLTANGDLFLNDKPVPADGLKTVLLAHPRESLVVVRADKVTLLERFVSVVDEIRGLGFQSVSLEVVRL is encoded by the coding sequence ATGGAACGTGAAGTCAATCAGATCAATGTGATTCCGTTGGTGGACGTGATGCTGGTGCTGCTGGTCATCGTCCTCACCACCGCGACGTTCATCAGCACCGGCCAGATACCGGTGAATCTCGCGAAGGCGAAGGAGGCCGGGGATCGTAAAGACGTGCCGGTGGTCGTCACCCTGACGGCAAACGGCGACCTGTTCCTGAATGATAAGCCCGTTCCGGCGGACGGACTCAAGACCGTCCTGCTGGCGCACCCGCGCGAATCATTAGTCGTCGTGCGCGCCGACAAAGTCACCTTGCTGGAACGGTTCGTCTCAGTCGTGGATGAAATCCGCGGCTTGGGATTTCAGTCCGTCAGCCTGGAGGTCGTACGGCTGTGA
- a CDS encoding Ferric siderophore transport system, biopolymer transport protein ExbB: MDALKNAVEYGIIGLLVALSVWSVAVAVERWLYYRRVDLSQFTDAQTFEMALTKRLVIIGTVAANAPYIGLLGTVLGIMMTFHTMGTSGTMAVNTIMIGLSLALKATAVGLLVAIPCVVMNNVLRRRVAELLTTYRTQHGT; this comes from the coding sequence ATGGACGCGCTGAAAAATGCGGTTGAATATGGAATCATCGGCTTGCTGGTCGCATTGAGCGTGTGGTCGGTGGCGGTCGCGGTCGAACGGTGGCTCTACTATCGGCGTGTGGATCTCTCGCAATTCACCGACGCGCAAACCTTTGAAATGGCCTTGACGAAACGACTGGTCATCATCGGCACGGTCGCAGCCAATGCGCCCTATATCGGCCTCCTGGGCACCGTCCTGGGGATCATGATGACCTTCCACACGATGGGAACCTCCGGCACCATGGCCGTCAATACCATCATGATCGGCTTGAGCTTGGCGTTGAAGGCGACCGCCGTCGGTTTGCTCGTCGCCATTCCCTGCGTCGTCATGAACAACGTGTTACGCCGCCGCGTGGCGGAACTCCTGACCACGTACAGGACCCAACATGGAACGTGA
- a CDS encoding Ferric iron ABC transporter, ATP-binding protein, whose translation MNSVNRVKTDEQQSQTASTTPDTVDLAAARSPVLELREVSCAYEPNKPAVEQITFTVQQGEILCLLGPSGCGKTTILRAIAGFERVIAGSIALSGQLVSSRDTTIPTEQRHIGMVFQEYALFPHLRVEKNIAFGLSHLPRTQQKAVIDDLLTLTGLRGLEQRYPHELSGGQQQRVALARALAPRPVLLLLDEPFSNLDPDMACRMRQDLHELLRQTKTTAILVTHDHDEAFAMADRVAVLNHGRLEQFDTPEAIYHLPTTPFVADFVGQADFISGVVTNDLVVTEIGEFPNLQHLPSGTKVVVMIRPDDIHITPAKGAAAHILGRQFKGSENVYTIQLPSGQILHSSESSSSIYQVGTAIALRVVATHTVLFPQQPWP comes from the coding sequence GTGAATTCCGTGAATCGAGTGAAAACCGACGAACAGCAGTCCCAGACTGCCTCCACGACGCCCGACACCGTCGATCTCGCCGCTGCGCGATCGCCCGTCCTCGAACTGCGCGAGGTCTCCTGTGCCTACGAACCGAATAAGCCGGCCGTCGAACAGATCACGTTCACGGTCCAGCAGGGGGAAATCCTCTGCCTCCTTGGCCCGTCCGGATGCGGCAAGACCACCATCCTTCGAGCGATCGCAGGATTCGAGCGGGTCATTGCCGGCAGCATCGCGCTCTCCGGACAACTCGTCTCTTCGAGGGACACGACGATCCCGACGGAACAGCGGCACATCGGTATGGTCTTTCAGGAATACGCCTTGTTTCCGCATTTGCGGGTCGAGAAAAACATCGCCTTCGGCCTCAGCCATCTGCCACGGACTCAACAGAAGGCCGTCATCGATGATCTCCTCACGCTCACCGGGTTACGTGGTTTGGAACAGCGGTACCCCCACGAGTTGTCCGGCGGCCAACAGCAACGTGTGGCGCTTGCTCGGGCGCTTGCCCCGCGTCCGGTGCTGCTGTTGCTCGATGAACCCTTCAGCAACCTCGATCCCGACATGGCTTGCCGTATGCGGCAAGATCTCCATGAGCTGCTCCGGCAAACCAAAACGACGGCGATTCTCGTCACCCATGACCACGATGAAGCCTTCGCCATGGCGGACCGTGTCGCGGTCTTGAACCACGGCAGGCTCGAACAATTCGATACGCCCGAAGCCATCTACCACCTGCCGACCACGCCCTTCGTCGCCGATTTCGTCGGGCAGGCGGACTTCATCTCCGGCGTCGTGACGAACGACCTCGTCGTCACCGAAATCGGTGAATTCCCGAATCTGCAACATCTTCCCTCCGGCACGAAGGTGGTCGTGATGATTCGCCCCGACGACATCCACATCACACCGGCCAAGGGGGCCGCTGCCCACATTCTAGGCAGGCAATTTAAAGGGTCCGAGAATGTCTATACGATCCAACTCCCCTCCGGACAAATCCTGCACAGCAGCGAATCGTCCTCAAGCATCTATCAGGTGGGAACGGCGATTGCCCTGCGAGTGGTGGCGACCCATACGGTGTTGTTCCCTCAACAACCATGGCCATGA
- a CDS encoding Ferric iron ABC transporter, permease protein translates to MVTATRFNAPSPLQWVSVITAVFLLLPTCYIIYVALTATPASWSRLWSTRIPELLWNTLSLATSVALITFILGLSLAWIMVRYDFPGRRIWEWALVFPLAMPTYVLAYVYAHLFGMGGPAEQWWQALMGPEARLVSPQSFTGVTMVMALDTFPFVYLLARSALLNLNVSFEEVARACGMSPWITLRRITLPLIRPAIAAGLALVILYVISDFGAVSLLRYQTLTYAVYQQMTGRYDQTAAGILSLLLVVMAIVFLVTERWFRRRSRFYQTSGRYRTSTRHRGGALKTALIMTYVVLIFGAAFGIPAAMLIYWSVAAISQGALDARFFGFVWNSSFLSALAAGGAVLIGLPLAYLASRRPSRLNIACLQAAYAGYALPGPVAALAVLVLFTHFAPVLYGSIVVLLVAYVLHFLPVGLQSMEPALQQVTPNVEEVARTLGCTTRRMLRRVTLPLIQNGFIAAWVLMFLQIMKELPATLLLRPVGFDTLAIRVWLEASEEYYQLAAPSALLIVLLSLPALMLLVSKDWRGRHQEVVT, encoded by the coding sequence ATGGTCACAGCCACGAGGTTCAACGCGCCTTCTCCGTTGCAGTGGGTCAGCGTGATCACCGCTGTGTTCCTGTTGTTGCCCACCTGCTACATCATCTATGTGGCCCTCACCGCTACGCCGGCCTCATGGAGCCGCCTCTGGTCCACCCGCATCCCGGAGCTGCTGTGGAACACCCTTTCACTCGCCACAAGCGTGGCCTTGATCACGTTCATCCTCGGCCTGTCCTTGGCTTGGATCATGGTTCGTTATGACTTTCCCGGCCGTCGAATCTGGGAATGGGCACTGGTCTTCCCCCTCGCCATGCCGACGTACGTGCTGGCCTACGTCTATGCCCACCTTTTCGGCATGGGTGGCCCAGCAGAGCAATGGTGGCAGGCCCTCATGGGTCCGGAAGCGCGGTTGGTCTCTCCCCAAAGTTTCACCGGCGTGACGATGGTCATGGCCCTGGACACCTTTCCCTTCGTCTACCTGCTCGCGCGGAGCGCGTTGCTGAATCTCAATGTTTCCTTTGAAGAAGTGGCCCGTGCCTGCGGCATGTCTCCCTGGATCACACTCCGGCGAATCACCCTGCCGCTCATTCGTCCCGCAATTGCCGCAGGGCTCGCGCTCGTGATTCTCTATGTCATCTCTGATTTCGGCGCCGTGTCCCTGCTGCGCTACCAAACCCTCACCTATGCGGTCTATCAGCAAATGACCGGCCGTTACGACCAGACGGCCGCCGGCATTCTGAGCTTGCTGCTGGTCGTGATGGCGATCGTCTTTCTCGTAACGGAACGGTGGTTCCGCCGGCGGAGTCGCTTCTATCAAACCTCCGGCCGATACCGGACATCGACGAGGCATCGCGGAGGAGCCCTGAAAACTGCGCTCATCATGACCTACGTCGTACTGATCTTCGGCGCCGCCTTCGGTATTCCGGCCGCCATGTTGATCTATTGGAGCGTCGCAGCCATTTCCCAAGGAGCGCTGGATGCGCGTTTTTTCGGCTTCGTCTGGAACAGCAGTTTTCTCTCCGCACTGGCGGCCGGCGGTGCCGTCCTGATCGGCCTGCCGCTGGCCTACCTCGCCAGCCGCCGCCCCTCGCGCCTCAACATCGCCTGTCTCCAAGCCGCCTATGCCGGCTACGCCCTGCCCGGTCCGGTCGCCGCCCTCGCGGTCCTTGTGCTCTTCACCCATTTCGCGCCTGTCTTGTACGGCTCAATAGTCGTGTTGCTCGTCGCCTATGTCCTGCATTTCCTCCCGGTGGGACTGCAATCCATGGAGCCGGCCCTGCAGCAGGTCACCCCCAATGTAGAGGAGGTGGCGCGAACCTTGGGCTGTACGACGCGGCGCATGCTCCGGCGGGTGACCCTCCCGCTCATTCAAAACGGCTTCATTGCCGCATGGGTCTTGATGTTTCTCCAGATCATGAAGGAACTTCCAGCCACCTTGCTGTTGCGGCCCGTGGGATTTGATACACTGGCGATTCGCGTCTGGCTGGAGGCCAGTGAGGAGTATTACCAGTTGGCGGCGCCTTCCGCCCTGCTGATCGTCTTACTGAGTCTTCCGGCACTGATGCTGCTGGTGTCGAAGGATTGGCGAGGGCGTCATCAGGAGGTCGTCACGTGA